Sequence from the Clostridium botulinum genome:
TTGGATGAATGTTCAACAGACTTAGAAATAGAATATGCTATCCATGATTACATTACACAAAATTGTACTTATGATAAAGATAATTATGATAAAAAAACAGTTCCTAATATTTCACATACCTCATATGGTGCACTTATTAATCAAATAGCCGTTTGTGATGGATATTCAAAAGCTACTATGTTGTTATTAAATGAATATGGCATTGAAGCTGGCATAGTTACAAATGATAGCCATGCATGGAACTATGTAAATATAGATGGAAATTACTATCAGATAGATTTAACATGGGATGATCCTACTCCAGAAACTAATAAAATTACTTACAAAAATTTTAATTGTTCAGATAATGTTATGCGTAAAATACATCCATGGACATCTACAATACCTGAACGTTGTACAGATACAACCTTTGATGATTTATTTAGAATAATAAATGGAAATAGCGTTAATGGTAAAAATAGTGTACGAATTAAAGATAAATTATATTATTTAGAAGGAACTGATTTATGGAAATGTAATTTAGATGGAAGTAATAAAACTTTATTTAGCAAAAACATAACCCAAAGCGCTAATATGGTAAATTTAGTGACGAATGATAATGATATATATTATTTATCTGAACTTGAAATCAAAAAAATTAATACAAATGATAAAAAAATAGACACTTTTAAAAATTTAAGTAATGAATTTAATTTTACAAGTGGAAGATATTCTGTTCAATTCTATATAAAAAATAGTAAATTAAATATAAGATTTGGACAAAGCAAAAATGATAGTAATCTTAAATTTACTACAAAAGAATATGAATTGAAGGCTACCCCAGAAAAGTCAGACGATAAACCTCAAAATATAGTAAAAGTTGATAAATCTAATTTAATAGCTATCTATAATCTTAATAAAGATAAAGTTAAGGGAACTTTTACAGATGAAACTTGGAATACTTTTTTACAATCATTAAACAAAGCTAAAAATATATTAGACAGAGATGATTCAACTCAACTTGATATAAATAATGCTTTATCTAATTTACAAACTTCAATCAATAATTTAAAAGATAAGCCACAAAATATAGTAAAAGTTGATAAATCTAATTTAACAGCTATCTATAATCACAATAAAGATAAAGTTAAGGGAACTTTTACAGATGAAACTTGGAATACTTTTTTACAATCATTAAACAAAGCTAAAAATATATTAGACAGAGATGATGTAACTCAACTTGATATAAATAATGCTTTATCTAATTTACAAACCTCAATTAATAATTTAAAAGATAAACCACAAAATATAGTAAAAGTTGATAAATCTAATTTAATAGCTATCTATAATCACAATAAAGATAAAGTTAAGGGAACTTTTACAGATGAAACTTGGAATACTTTTTTACAATCATTAAACAAAGCTAAAAATATATTAGACAGAGATGATGTAACTCAACTTGATATAAATAATGCTTTATCTAATTTACAAACCTCAATTAATAATTTAAAAGATAAACCACAAAATATAGTAAAAGTTGATAAATCTAATTTAATAGCTATCTATAATCTTAATAAAGATAAAGTTAAAGGAACTTTTACAGATGAAACTTGGAATACTTTTTTACAATCATTAAACAAAGCTAAAAATATATTAGACAGAGATGATGTAACTCAACTTGATATAAATAATGCTTTATCTAATTTACAAACCTCAATTAATAATTTAAAAGATAAACCACAAAATATAGTAAAAGTTGATAATGTTAATAATAGTTCCTCTGGTGGCAGTTCAGGAGGTGGTGGTGGTTCTACTAAAAAATCATCTGAAAACAAAACATCTATGCTAAACGAAGATAATACTGCTATTAGTACTACCAAGATCACTGATAATAATCCATCAAATTTAAATATAATAACCACAGTGAAAAATTTTGCTCAAACATTAACTGCAATTAATAATATTAATAAAAAAATCTCTGTAGATGAAATTTATGAAATTAATAATAATAATTTTAATGGTACTATAGCTAATTTAAAATCAAATGATAATAATTATATATATGTATCTTGTACAAGTACTTTAGGAAACTCTAATATTAATTCTCTCAAAATAGATGCTAATAAATTAAATAGTAAGGAAAAATATATTTACACTTTAGATGCTGTAACAAATAAGTTAATATTTATAAATTCTGTTCAAGATGACTTAATCGAAATACAAGCTAGTAATCAAGTTCAATATGTATTATCAGATTCCCAAATACAATCATTAAAAAATAATTATTGGAATAAAGTAAACAATGATTGGCTATATGTTGAAAATGGACATACAGTAACTGGTTGGATTAA
This genomic interval carries:
- a CDS encoding transglutaminase domain-containing protein, with amino-acid sequence MKKRNQIISSLITIALTTSITNTFAYADDKKTNDKINTKTYNKELNELDEATLKLEQIKVTTGAAAFINPIENNDNDKIFKENDKESITIKTSARTLDEYLKSKLPRNNRRVKRYSSLSLFQSNKEDIKARLKDGMENYKTNIDIKDLIDLDDINNNSNKILDLYFDVIYENPQIFYCNPTSVKFDNCTYNPSTGKLNSCDIKVNYEYSNDVIDKMREKLNSKINYIKKNYLDECSTDLEIEYAIHDYITQNCTYDKDNYDKKTVPNISHTSYGALINQIAVCDGYSKATMLLLNEYGIEAGIVTNDSHAWNYVNIDGNYYQIDLTWDDPTPETNKITYKNFNCSDNVMRKIHPWTSTIPERCTDTTFDDLFRIINGNSVNGKNSVRIKDKLYYLEGTDLWKCNLDGSNKTLFSKNITQSANMVNLVTNDNDIYYLSELEIKKINTNDKKIDTFKNLSNEFNFTSGRYSVQFYIKNSKLNIRFGQSKNDSNLKFTTKEYELKATPEKSDDKPQNIVKVDKSNLIAIYNLNKDKVKGTFTDETWNTFLQSLNKAKNILDRDDSTQLDINNALSNLQTSINNLKDKPQNIVKVDKSNLTAIYNHNKDKVKGTFTDETWNTFLQSLNKAKNILDRDDVTQLDINNALSNLQTSINNLKDKPQNIVKVDKSNLIAIYNHNKDKVKGTFTDETWNTFLQSLNKAKNILDRDDVTQLDINNALSNLQTSINNLKDKPQNIVKVDKSNLIAIYNLNKDKVKGTFTDETWNTFLQSLNKAKNILDRDDVTQLDINNALSNLQTSINNLKDKPQNIVKVDNVNNSSSGGSSGGGGGSTKKSSENKTSMLNEDNTAISTTKITDNNPSNLNIITTVKNFAQTLTAINNINKKISVDEIYEINNNNFNGTIANLKSNDNNYIYVSCTSTLGNSNINSLKIDANKLNSKEKYIYTLDAVTNKLIFINSVQDDLIEIQASNQVQYVLSDSQIQSLKNNYWNKVNNDWLYVENGHTVTGWIKTIDNNWYHMDGNGLMQKGWIQDNNKWYHLSSYGNMDTGWFKEIDGNWYYLNQDGSMKTGWFKNISGNWYYLNPNGSMATNTNINGYYINQYGIWQQ